Proteins from one Bradyrhizobium amphicarpaeae genomic window:
- a CDS encoding branched-chain amino acid ABC transporter permease: MDLSLIIMQLLSGIALGAVLVITALGLTIVFGMLGVVNFAHGALFMIGAYAGLYLASLTGSFWWGLLLAPILIGAFGMLIEFVLIRRLYGRSIDDPLLLTFGLSYVLVEGVRIVFGSDGIPFPTPPQLIGVLDLGIGFFPRYRLFVIALVAVVLLVLWLTLEKTRVGLIVRAGARDPTIMQVLGVDIGRVWLAIFGLGVGLAALGGVLAGPMRSVNPEMGSLVLAEAFVVTVIGGLGSIVGAVVAGLMVGISISLVALFAPEMATIVMFALMAVVLLIRPQGLFGVRGRTA, from the coding sequence ATGGACCTGTCGCTGATCATCATGCAGCTTCTCTCCGGGATCGCGCTTGGCGCGGTCCTGGTGATTACAGCGCTTGGACTGACGATCGTGTTCGGCATGCTCGGGGTGGTCAATTTTGCCCATGGCGCGCTGTTCATGATCGGGGCCTATGCGGGGCTGTATCTGGCCTCGCTCACCGGCAGCTTCTGGTGGGGGCTGCTGCTTGCGCCCATCCTGATCGGCGCCTTCGGCATGCTGATCGAGTTCGTCCTGATCCGCAGGCTCTATGGCCGTTCGATCGACGATCCGCTGCTGCTCACCTTCGGCCTCAGCTACGTCCTGGTCGAGGGCGTGCGCATCGTGTTCGGCAGCGACGGCATTCCGTTTCCCACCCCGCCGCAATTGATCGGCGTGCTCGATCTCGGCATCGGATTCTTCCCCCGCTATCGCCTGTTCGTCATCGCGCTGGTGGCGGTGGTGCTGCTGGTGCTGTGGTTGACGCTGGAGAAGACCCGTGTCGGCTTGATCGTGCGTGCGGGTGCGCGCGATCCCACCATCATGCAGGTGCTCGGCGTCGACATCGGCCGCGTCTGGCTCGCTATTTTTGGTCTCGGCGTCGGGCTTGCCGCACTCGGCGGCGTGCTCGCCGGGCCGATGCGCAGCGTCAATCCGGAGATGGGCTCGCTGGTTCTGGCCGAGGCCTTTGTCGTGACCGTGATCGGCGGCCTCGGCTCGATCGTCGGCGCGGTCGTGGCCGGCCTCATGGTCGGAATTTCCATCAGCCTGGTGGCGTTGTTCGCGCCTGAAATGGCGACCATCGTGATGTTCGCGCTGATGGCGGTGGTGCTGCTGATCCGCCCGCAAGGCCTGTTCGGCGTGAGAGGGAGGACGGCGTGA
- a CDS encoding ABC transporter substrate-binding protein has product MSKSGSTSKITRRTALAGLSAGAALLAMPRIGRAADETIRIGFPTPLTGPFAAEARDQVKCAELAVKLVNDKGGIGGRKVELLVRDDKLNAGEAATRTLELIEKDKVHAVVGALSSAVQLAVNEVTRARGVIYVSISQSDTINEAKDFSKYTFHEALNPHMTTAAVARQTLKKGMKVAHLVADYAYGHEMLRGFKRAQAAIGADNVGEILHPFGAADYSTFMPRLMSLRPDVLCISNFGRDQANAIKQAVDFGVKQQMKIVVPVILHNQRLAVGPDVFEGVVGGANYYWGLESQSKSAAAFNAAFKAANGGAIPTDYGAYGYSGVGSLLAAMQTAGGTDTDKVVDALEKLQYDLTKGPQHYRKCDHQSVQSVLVLESKKKSAMAGDNDLFAILANDTGSDDMLRSCSELGHAT; this is encoded by the coding sequence ATGTCAAAATCCGGTTCGACTTCGAAAATAACCCGCCGCACCGCGCTCGCTGGCCTCTCGGCAGGCGCGGCGCTGCTCGCCATGCCCCGGATCGGCCGCGCAGCGGACGAGACGATCCGCATCGGCTTTCCGACGCCGCTGACCGGCCCGTTCGCGGCGGAAGCGCGCGATCAGGTCAAATGCGCCGAGCTCGCGGTGAAGTTGGTCAACGACAAGGGCGGCATCGGCGGCCGCAAGGTCGAGCTGCTGGTGCGCGACGACAAGCTCAATGCCGGTGAAGCCGCGACGCGCACGCTCGAGCTGATCGAGAAGGACAAGGTTCACGCCGTGGTCGGCGCGCTCTCCAGCGCCGTGCAGCTCGCGGTCAACGAGGTCACCCGGGCCCGCGGCGTGATCTACGTCTCGATCAGCCAGTCCGATACCATCAACGAGGCCAAGGATTTCAGCAAATACACCTTCCACGAGGCGCTGAACCCGCACATGACGACGGCTGCGGTGGCGCGGCAGACCCTGAAGAAAGGCATGAAGGTCGCGCATCTCGTCGCCGACTATGCCTATGGCCACGAGATGCTGCGCGGCTTCAAGCGCGCGCAGGCCGCGATCGGCGCGGACAATGTCGGCGAGATCCTGCATCCGTTCGGTGCAGCCGATTATTCCACGTTCATGCCGCGCCTGATGTCGCTACGGCCGGACGTGCTGTGCATCTCAAATTTCGGCCGCGACCAGGCCAATGCGATCAAGCAAGCGGTAGACTTCGGCGTCAAGCAGCAGATGAAGATCGTCGTTCCCGTCATCCTGCACAACCAGCGCCTCGCGGTCGGTCCTGATGTGTTCGAGGGCGTGGTCGGCGGCGCCAATTACTACTGGGGCCTGGAGTCGCAGAGCAAATCCGCAGCTGCGTTCAACGCGGCGTTCAAGGCTGCCAACGGCGGCGCGATCCCGACCGATTACGGTGCATACGGCTATTCCGGCGTCGGATCGTTGCTGGCCGCGATGCAGACCGCCGGCGGAACCGACACCGATAAAGTCGTCGATGCGCTCGAAAAGCTGCAATATGATCTGACCAAGGGACCGCAGCACTACCGCAAATGCGACCATCAATCGGTGCAGTCGGTGCTGGTGCTGGAGTCCAAGAAGAAGTCGGCCATGGCGGGCGACAACGATCTGTTCGCCATTCTCGCCAACGACACCGGTTCGGACGACATGCTGCGCAGCTGCAGCGAACTAGGCCACGCGACTTAA
- a CDS encoding xanthine dehydrogenase family protein molybdopterin-binding subunit: MTAPLTSLDRPNSYIGRSVPRPNAKRLLAGRGRYISDLRLPRMLYAAFLRSPHAHAKIVSINTEQVRAVEGVHLVATGTDLAKICTPWTGTLDHFKGMTSAPQLPLPLDRVVWAGQAVVAVVAESRAIAEDALELIEVDYEDLPVVVDLDAAREAGGALVNPGSVNNTCFRSQLDNGAVDDAFAHATHVVEEEFSFGRHTAVTLEPRAIVADYDPAAGMLTVHHGTQTPYQFQDLYSRHYNIPEARVRVIASDIGGSFGMKLHVYHEDMAVVGLSILLGRPVKYVADRIESFVSDIHARDHRVRARMALDAQGEILAMDVEDLTAIGAFSTYPRTSVVEGNQVIRLMGAPYRFKNYRATLEVIFQNKVQTSQYRAVGHPIACAVTERLVDMAAAKLGLDPFAIRAQNVIPDGAYPQTSPTGYRFEALSHQACLKRLHEMMDYDGLRAEQADLRKRGIYRGIGIAAFVEITNPSPAFYGVGGARISSQDGAILSLTPSGEVRCLISVTEQGQGTEAIISQIVADQLGLAQEHVKVITGDTEMTPHGGATWACRGAGIGGETALQATRALKRNILEIAALILQEQPSALDIIDGQVVDAATRNQRMPIAEIARIAYFRSDTLPPGTQAQLTVSHHFAPQGYPFAFTNGIQGCSLEVDVETGLIKLLKHFIVEDCGRVINPMLVDEQLRGGIVQGLGAALFEECRYSDTGQLVNGSLADYLVPMPMEMPDIVIGHVETPTADTELGAKGVGEAGTAAASACVLNAVNDALAPFAVTINSIPITPLKVLTALKRF; this comes from the coding sequence ATGACCGCGCCGCTGACCTCGCTCGATCGCCCGAATTCCTATATCGGCCGCTCCGTGCCGCGGCCCAATGCCAAGCGGCTGCTGGCCGGGCGGGGCCGCTATATCAGCGATCTCCGTCTGCCGCGCATGCTCTACGCCGCGTTCCTGCGCAGTCCGCATGCGCACGCGAAGATCGTCTCGATCAACACCGAGCAGGTGCGCGCGGTCGAAGGCGTGCATCTCGTCGCGACGGGCACCGATCTCGCCAAGATCTGCACGCCCTGGACCGGTACGCTGGATCATTTCAAGGGCATGACCTCCGCGCCGCAATTGCCGTTGCCGCTGGATCGCGTGGTCTGGGCCGGGCAGGCGGTGGTCGCCGTCGTCGCCGAGAGCAGGGCGATCGCAGAGGATGCGCTGGAGCTGATCGAGGTCGATTACGAGGACCTTCCCGTCGTCGTGGATCTCGACGCCGCGCGCGAGGCCGGCGGTGCGCTGGTCAACCCCGGCAGCGTCAATAACACCTGTTTCCGCAGCCAGCTCGACAACGGCGCCGTGGATGATGCCTTTGCGCATGCGACCCATGTGGTGGAGGAGGAGTTTTCCTTCGGCCGGCATACCGCGGTCACGCTTGAGCCGCGCGCGATCGTCGCGGACTACGATCCCGCCGCCGGCATGCTCACCGTGCACCACGGCACGCAGACGCCCTACCAGTTTCAGGACCTCTATTCGCGCCACTACAATATTCCGGAAGCCCGCGTCCGCGTGATCGCCAGCGACATCGGCGGCTCGTTCGGGATGAAGCTGCATGTCTATCACGAGGACATGGCGGTGGTTGGCCTGTCGATCCTGCTCGGCCGACCGGTGAAATACGTCGCTGATCGCATCGAATCGTTCGTCTCCGACATCCACGCCCGCGATCACCGCGTCCGCGCCCGCATGGCACTCGATGCCCAGGGCGAGATCCTGGCGATGGACGTTGAGGACCTGACCGCGATCGGCGCCTTCTCGACCTATCCGCGCACCAGCGTGGTCGAGGGCAATCAGGTCATTCGCCTGATGGGCGCACCCTATCGCTTCAAGAACTACCGCGCCACGCTGGAGGTGATCTTCCAGAACAAGGTGCAGACCAGCCAGTATCGCGCCGTCGGCCACCCCATCGCCTGCGCGGTGACCGAGCGTCTCGTTGACATGGCGGCCGCCAAGCTCGGCCTCGATCCCTTCGCCATCCGCGCGCAGAACGTCATCCCCGATGGCGCCTATCCGCAGACCTCGCCGACCGGATACCGTTTCGAGGCGCTGTCGCATCAGGCTTGCCTGAAGCGCCTGCACGAGATGATGGACTATGACGGCTTGCGCGCGGAGCAGGCGGATCTGCGCAAGCGCGGCATCTATCGCGGCATCGGCATTGCAGCTTTCGTCGAGATCACCAATCCGAGCCCAGCGTTTTACGGGGTCGGCGGCGCCCGCATCTCCTCGCAGGACGGCGCGATCCTCAGCCTGACGCCGTCAGGCGAGGTGCGCTGCCTGATCTCGGTCACCGAGCAGGGGCAGGGCACCGAGGCGATCATCAGCCAGATCGTCGCCGATCAGCTTGGCCTCGCGCAGGAACACGTCAAGGTCATCACGGGCGATACCGAAATGACGCCTCATGGCGGTGCGACCTGGGCCTGCCGCGGCGCCGGCATCGGCGGCGAGACCGCGTTGCAGGCCACGCGCGCGCTCAAGCGCAACATCCTGGAGATCGCCGCGCTGATCCTCCAGGAACAGCCGTCGGCGCTCGATATCATCGATGGCCAGGTGGTGGATGCGGCGACGCGGAACCAGCGGATGCCGATCGCCGAGATCGCGCGCATCGCCTATTTCCGCTCCGACACGCTCCCGCCCGGCACGCAGGCGCAACTCACCGTGAGCCACCATTTCGCGCCGCAGGGCTATCCGTTCGCCTTTACCAACGGCATTCAGGGCTGTTCGCTGGAGGTCGATGTCGAGACCGGGCTCATCAAGCTCTTGAAGCACTTCATCGTCGAGGATTGTGGCCGCGTCATCAATCCGATGTTGGTGGACGAGCAGCTGCGCGGCGGTATCGTGCAAGGGCTGGGTGCGGCGCTGTTCGAGGAATGCCGCTACAGCGATACCGGCCAGCTCGTGAACGGCTCGCTCGCTGATTACCTCGTGCCGATGCCGATGGAAATGCCTGACATCGTCATCGGCCATGTCGAGACGCCGACCGCCGACACCGAGCTCGGCGCCAAGGGTGTCGGCGAGGCCGGCACGGCGGCGGCGTCGGCTTGCGTCCTCAACGCCGTCAACGATGCGCTCGCGCCGTTCGCCGTCACGATCAATTCCATTCCGATTACGCCGCTAAAAGTCCTGACAGCCCTGAAGCGTTTCTAG
- a CDS encoding (2Fe-2S)-binding protein, producing the protein MSGFDDSLLNEADETVRVRFVVNGRKVACEVAPRETLVDCLRDKLELTGTHAGCEMGACGACLVQLDGRAVHSCLIFAVQADGATIDTIEGLSELGAIADLQAEFHRRNALQCGFCTPGMLVNAHELLSQTAQPSREEIRDALSGNYCRCTGYEAIVDAIDAVASERMKAGGAGGGVT; encoded by the coding sequence ATGAGCGGCTTCGACGATAGCCTGCTGAACGAGGCGGACGAGACGGTGCGAGTCCGCTTCGTCGTCAACGGACGCAAGGTGGCCTGCGAGGTCGCGCCACGGGAGACGCTGGTCGATTGCCTGCGCGACAAGCTCGAGCTGACGGGTACGCATGCCGGCTGCGAGATGGGCGCCTGCGGTGCCTGCCTGGTTCAGCTCGACGGCCGTGCCGTGCATTCCTGCCTGATCTTCGCTGTGCAGGCCGACGGCGCGACCATCGACACAATCGAAGGACTGTCGGAGCTCGGCGCGATTGCTGACCTCCAGGCCGAATTCCACCGCCGCAATGCGCTGCAATGCGGCTTTTGCACGCCGGGCATGCTGGTCAACGCCCACGAGTTGCTCTCGCAGACGGCGCAGCCGAGCCGCGAGGAGATTCGCGACGCGCTGTCGGGCAATTACTGCCGCTGCACCGGTTATGAGGCGATCGTCGACGCCATCGACGCGGTGGCCAGCGAACGCATGAAGGCTGGCGGTGCAGGTGGAGGCGTGACATGA
- a CDS encoding FAD binding domain-containing protein, with translation MKARAFSYFRAATIDHALDAHARAGDDARFIAGGQSLVPALSLRLQAPRLLIDITHIDELRGVRREGGHLRIGALTRHCEMLSEPLIAEFAPLLHAAAPFVAHPAIRNRGTLGGSVALADPASEFPAMILALDAEIEITGPSGRRRVKADDFFIDLFETALQPGELITAIYVPLFRADQRFAFDELARRRGDYALVGCGMLATFAGERIHDIRISYLSVGNTPTRVRGTEATLIGSRLDAERIAAAQAALEGDLAPPESDEVPPAMRLHLARVLLGRLLGRLGEGA, from the coding sequence GTGAAGGCGAGGGCTTTCAGCTATTTTCGTGCTGCGACGATCGACCATGCGCTGGATGCTCACGCTCGCGCCGGGGACGATGCGCGTTTCATCGCCGGCGGCCAGAGCCTGGTGCCGGCGCTGTCGCTGCGGCTGCAGGCGCCGCGGCTGCTGATCGACATCACCCATATCGACGAGTTGCGCGGCGTCAGGCGCGAAGGCGGGCATTTGCGCATCGGTGCGCTGACGCGTCATTGCGAGATGCTCAGCGAGCCGTTGATCGCCGAGTTCGCGCCGCTGCTGCACGCGGCGGCGCCGTTCGTGGCCCATCCCGCGATCCGCAACCGCGGCACTCTCGGCGGCAGCGTCGCGCTGGCCGATCCTGCCTCCGAATTCCCTGCGATGATCTTGGCGCTGGATGCCGAGATCGAGATCACCGGGCCCTCAGGCCGCCGCCGCGTCAAGGCCGACGACTTCTTCATCGACCTGTTCGAGACGGCGCTGCAGCCGGGCGAACTGATCACCGCAATCTACGTTCCGCTGTTCAGGGCGGATCAGCGCTTTGCGTTCGACGAGTTGGCGCGGCGTCGTGGGGATTACGCGCTGGTCGGTTGCGGTATGCTGGCGACCTTCGCCGGCGAGCGCATCCACGACATCCGCATTTCGTACTTGTCGGTCGGCAACACGCCGACACGGGTGAGGGGGACCGAGGCGACCTTGATCGGCTCGCGCCTGGATGCGGAGCGGATTGCCGCGGCCCAAGCTGCGCTCGAAGGCGATCTTGCGCCGCCCGAGAGCGACGAGGTGCCGCCCGCGATGCGGCTGCATCTCGCCCGCGTATTGCTCGGCCGCCTGCTCGGACGTCTCGGTGAGGGAGCATGA
- a CDS encoding TetR/AcrR family transcriptional regulator — protein sequence MRAADRERAIVEEAIRFFAERGFEGQTRELAKRMDITHSAIYRHFPSKEALIERVYQEVYLSRWSPDWGPMIRDRSQSLEARLTRFYLDYVERVFEYNWVRIFVFSGMKSFGITGRYLDIVRREIIEPAAAELRHELKLPDAKAHSLSERETELFWGLHGRIFYLAIRKFIYETPIPSDLDAIVRDAVRTFMDGAKTTMPTLLASG from the coding sequence ATGCGCGCGGCCGACCGCGAGCGCGCGATCGTGGAGGAAGCCATCCGCTTCTTCGCCGAGCGCGGCTTCGAGGGCCAGACCCGCGAACTCGCCAAGCGCATGGACATCACCCATTCGGCGATCTATCGCCACTTCCCGAGCAAGGAAGCGCTGATCGAACGGGTCTATCAGGAGGTCTATCTCAGCCGATGGTCGCCCGACTGGGGGCCGATGATCCGCGACCGCTCTCAATCGCTGGAGGCGAGGCTCACGCGCTTCTATCTCGACTATGTCGAACGCGTGTTCGAGTACAATTGGGTGCGGATCTTCGTGTTCTCCGGCATGAAATCGTTCGGCATCACCGGCCGCTATCTCGACATCGTCCGCCGCGAGATCATCGAACCGGCGGCGGCCGAACTGCGCCACGAGCTCAAGCTGCCCGACGCGAAGGCGCATTCATTGAGTGAACGCGAGACCGAGCTGTTCTGGGGCCTGCACGGCCGCATCTTCTATCTCGCGATCCGCAAGTTCATCTACGAGACGCCGATCCCGTCCGATCTCGACGCCATCGTGCGCGACGCCGTCCGGACCTTCATGGACGGCGCCAAGACGACGATGCCGACGCTGCTCGCAAGCGGCTAG
- the hutU gene encoding urocanate hydratase, with product MNRRLDNDRTIRAPRGSEISAKSWLTEAPLRMLMNNLDPDVAERPSELVVYGGIGRAARDWDSFDRIVAALRKLEGDQTLLVQSGKPVGVFRTHADAPRVLIANSNIVPHWATLDHFNELDRKGLMMYGQMTAGSWIYIGSQGIVQGTYETFVEVGRRHYGGSLAGKWILTAGLGGMGGAQPLAATMAGASMLAVECQPSRIEMRLRTGYLDRQAATLDEALAIMADAARTKKAVSVGLLGNAAEIFPELVRRGVKPDIVTDQTSAHDPINGYLPKGWTLAEWEARRSSDPKAVERASKTSMVEHVQAMLDFHAQGIPTLDYGNNIRQMAQDMGLKNAFDFPGFVPAYIRPLFCRGVGPFRWAALSGDPEDIFKTDAKVKELMPDDKHLHNWLDMAKARIKFQGLPARICWVGLGDRHRLGLAFNEMVARGELKAPIVIGRDHLDSGSVASPNRETEAMKDGSDAVSDWPLLNALLNCASGATWVSLHHGGGVGIGYSQHAGMVIVADGTPEAAKRIERVLWNDPASGVMRHADAGYETAIDCARDKGLDLPSLSK from the coding sequence ATGAACCGCCGACTGGACAATGACCGCACTATTCGCGCTCCCCGTGGCAGCGAGATCAGCGCCAAGAGCTGGCTGACCGAAGCGCCGCTGCGCATGCTGATGAACAACCTCGACCCTGACGTCGCGGAACGCCCGAGCGAGCTCGTGGTCTATGGCGGCATTGGCCGCGCCGCGCGCGACTGGGATAGCTTTGACCGGATCGTTGCGGCCTTGCGCAAGCTCGAAGGCGACCAGACGCTGCTGGTGCAGTCCGGCAAGCCGGTCGGTGTGTTCCGTACCCATGCGGACGCACCGCGCGTGCTGATCGCGAACTCCAACATCGTGCCGCATTGGGCGACGCTCGACCATTTCAACGAGCTCGATCGCAAGGGCTTGATGATGTACGGCCAGATGACCGCGGGCTCCTGGATCTATATCGGCAGCCAAGGCATCGTGCAGGGCACTTACGAGACATTCGTCGAAGTGGGACGTCGCCATTATGGCGGCAGCCTCGCCGGCAAATGGATTTTGACGGCCGGCCTCGGTGGCATGGGCGGCGCGCAGCCGCTGGCTGCGACCATGGCCGGCGCCTCGATGCTCGCGGTCGAATGCCAGCCGAGCCGCATCGAGATGCGTCTGCGCACCGGCTATCTCGATCGTCAGGCCGCAACGCTCGACGAAGCGTTGGCGATCATGGCGGATGCTGCGAGGACGAAGAAGGCGGTCTCGGTCGGCCTGCTCGGCAATGCCGCGGAAATCTTCCCGGAGCTGGTGCGCCGTGGCGTCAAGCCCGACATCGTCACCGACCAGACCAGCGCGCACGATCCGATCAACGGATACTTGCCGAAAGGCTGGACGCTCGCCGAGTGGGAGGCTAGGCGTAGCTCTGATCCGAAGGCCGTGGAGCGTGCCTCCAAGACCTCGATGGTCGAGCACGTCCAGGCCATGCTGGATTTCCATGCGCAAGGCATCCCCACGCTCGACTACGGCAACAACATCCGGCAGATGGCGCAGGACATGGGCCTGAAGAACGCCTTCGACTTCCCGGGCTTCGTTCCCGCCTATATCCGGCCGTTGTTCTGCCGTGGCGTCGGGCCGTTCCGATGGGCTGCGCTCTCGGGCGATCCCGAGGACATCTTCAAGACCGACGCCAAGGTCAAGGAGCTGATGCCTGACGACAAGCATCTGCACAATTGGCTCGACATGGCGAAGGCGCGCATCAAGTTTCAGGGCCTGCCGGCGCGGATCTGCTGGGTCGGGCTCGGCGATCGCCATCGCCTCGGCCTCGCCTTCAACGAGATGGTGGCGCGTGGTGAATTGAAAGCGCCGATCGTGATCGGGCGCGACCATCTCGACAGCGGCTCGGTGGCGAGCCCCAACCGCGAGACCGAGGCCATGAAGGACGGCTCGGACGCGGTGTCCGACTGGCCATTGCTCAACGCGCTGCTCAATTGCGCCAGCGGCGCGACCTGGGTCTCGCTGCACCATGGCGGCGGCGTCGGCATCGGCTATTCGCAGCATGCCGGGATGGTGATCGTCGCCGACGGCACGCCGGAAGCCGCGAAGCGGATCGAGCGCGTGCTGTGGAACGATCCCGCCAGCGGCGTCATGCGTCATGCCGATGCCGGCTACGAGACGGCGATCGACTGCGCCCGCGACAAGGGCCTCGATCTGCCGAGCCTTTCGAAGTAG
- the hutH gene encoding histidine ammonia-lyase, whose product MTSQGAAIVVTPGTVSLDDLARVLEGAAVVLDPSYWTRVEAAAAIVAKAAQADAPVYGINTGFGKLASKRIPPDQTALLQRNLIVSHCCGVGPATPQSIVRLMMALKIISLGRGASGVRREVIEQLQAMLARGVCPLVPQQGSVGASGDLAPLAHMTAVMIGEGQAFVDGKIVAGGEALAAAGLAPLTLGPKEGLALINGTQFSTAYAVSGVLRAFGLARAALVTGALSVDAAMASTAPFRAEIQALRGHPGQIAAAATLMALLDGSEIRLSHLEGDERVQDPYCLRCQPQVAGAALDLITQATRTLIVEANAVTDNPLVLVETGEIVSGGNFHAEPVAFAADAIALALSEIGAISERRIATLVDPALNFGLPPFLTPDPGINSGFMIAEVTAAALYAENKQRASACSIDSTPTSANQEDHVSMAAHAARRLSDMADNLAAILGIELLVASQGITLRAPNATSAPLVAVIAKLREQVPALGADRYMAGDLAKAAALIEADALPAATLAKLSIDPFPRLS is encoded by the coding sequence GTGACGAGCCAAGGCGCCGCGATCGTCGTCACACCGGGAACGGTCAGCCTCGACGATCTCGCGCGCGTGCTTGAAGGTGCCGCTGTCGTCCTCGATCCATCATATTGGACGCGGGTCGAGGCTGCCGCGGCGATCGTTGCGAAGGCCGCGCAAGCGGACGCGCCCGTCTACGGCATCAACACCGGCTTCGGCAAGCTGGCCTCGAAGCGCATTCCGCCCGACCAGACCGCGCTGCTTCAGCGCAACCTCATCGTGTCGCATTGCTGCGGCGTCGGCCCGGCGACGCCGCAGTCGATCGTCAGGCTGATGATGGCATTGAAGATCATCTCGCTCGGACGCGGCGCCTCCGGCGTCCGCCGCGAAGTGATCGAGCAGTTGCAGGCCATGCTGGCGCGAGGCGTCTGTCCTCTGGTGCCGCAGCAGGGCTCGGTCGGCGCCTCCGGCGATCTTGCACCGCTCGCACACATGACGGCGGTGATGATCGGCGAGGGACAGGCGTTCGTTGACGGCAAGATTGTAGCCGGCGGCGAGGCGCTTGCCGCCGCCGGTCTCGCGCCGTTGACGCTGGGCCCCAAGGAAGGCCTCGCGCTGATCAACGGCACGCAATTTTCGACTGCTTACGCCGTCTCGGGCGTGCTGCGAGCATTCGGCCTGGCGCGTGCCGCGCTCGTGACCGGCGCCTTGTCGGTCGACGCGGCGATGGCGTCGACCGCTCCATTCCGCGCCGAAATCCAGGCCTTGCGCGGTCATCCCGGACAGATCGCCGCGGCTGCGACGCTGATGGCGCTGCTCGATGGCAGCGAGATCCGCCTGTCGCATCTCGAAGGCGACGAGCGCGTGCAGGATCCCTATTGCCTGCGCTGCCAGCCGCAGGTTGCTGGCGCCGCGCTCGACCTGATCACGCAGGCGACACGCACGCTGATCGTCGAAGCCAACGCCGTCACCGACAATCCGCTGGTGCTGGTCGAGACCGGTGAGATCGTCTCGGGCGGCAACTTCCACGCCGAGCCGGTGGCCTTTGCCGCCGATGCCATCGCGCTGGCGCTGTCGGAGATCGGAGCGATCAGCGAGCGGCGCATCGCGACGTTGGTCGATCCCGCGCTGAACTTTGGCCTGCCGCCGTTCCTGACGCCGGATCCCGGCATCAACTCGGGCTTCATGATCGCCGAGGTGACGGCCGCTGCGCTCTATGCCGAGAACAAGCAGCGCGCTTCTGCCTGCTCGATCGACTCGACGCCGACCAGCGCCAACCAGGAAGATCACGTCTCGATGGCGGCGCACGCCGCGCGGCGCCTGTCCGATATGGCCGACAATCTCGCCGCCATTTTGGGCATCGAGCTTCTGGTCGCATCCCAAGGCATCACGTTGCGCGCACCGAACGCGACCAGCGCGCCACTCGTCGCCGTCATCGCGAAGCTTCGCGAACAGGTGCCGGCGCTCGGCGCCGACCGGTATATGGCCGGCGATCTCGCCAAAGCCGCCGCGTTGATCGAGGCCGATGCGCTGCCGGCCGCAACGCTCGCCAAGCTTTCAATCGATCCGTTTCCGAGACTGAGCTGA